ATTTCCCGTGCACATTCAACCGGCAGGAAGTCCACGCCGTGCGGGATGTCCAGGGAAGTGGGGCCGGAGATGAGAAGGACGCTGTGGCCTTCGTGAACAGCCGCTTCCGCCAGGCAATACCCCATTTTTCCGGAGGAGTGGTTGGTGAGGTATCTGACGGGGTCAATAGCTTCTCTGGTGGGGCCTGCCGTGATAAGAAAACGCATGAGAGGCATTATGCGGAATCACGGGTAAAAGTGAAGAGTGATCTTGTGCAGCTGCGCATTATGTTCCGGCTTGACTCCTTCCCGCGATTGGGGGAGTTATGAAGGCGTGATTTATTGGGATAATAACGCTACCACACCGCTGGCCCCGGAGGTTTACGAGGCCATGGAGCCGTTTTTAAAAGAACGGTTTTTCAACCCGTCCGCCGGTTACGGCTGCGCCAGGAGCGTGCGCGAGGCGGTGGAGGAAGCCCGTGCGGCCGTTGCCGCCCTGTTGGGCGCATTTCCTTCGGAAATTGTATTTACTTCCGGCGGAACGGAGGCGTCTAATATGGCTTTCCGCCAGATGGCCGGGGAGCGGGAGGGAGGGATAGGCGTTTTGTCCACGGACCATGACGCCTCCTTGAAGACGGCCCTGGCCCTGGGCAGCGGCTGTGTCTGCCCCGTGGACAGGGAAGGGCGAGCGGTTCCGGAAAAATGGGAGTCCATGTGCGCAGGGGGCGTGTCCGGCGTTTCTTTTGCCTGGGCCAATAATGAGACAGGCGCATTGCAGGATGCGGCGGTTTTGTGTTCCTCCGCCGGGAAACATGGAGTTCCCGTGCATTTGGATATAGTGCAGTGCGCCGGAAAAATTCCCGTGGATTTGCATGGAATGGAAGTGGATTATGCTTCCGTATCCGCACACAAATTCCATGGCCCCAAAGGGATTGGATGTCTGTACAGGAGAGCGGGGGCTCCTTTTTCCCCTTTGCTGTTCGG
This portion of the Akkermansia massiliensis genome encodes:
- a CDS encoding cysteine desulfurase family protein produces the protein MTPSRDWGSYEGVIYWDNNATTPLAPEVYEAMEPFLKERFFNPSAGYGCARSVREAVEEARAAVAALLGAFPSEIVFTSGGTEASNMAFRQMAGEREGGIGVLSTDHDASLKTALALGSGCVCPVDREGRAVPEKWESMCAGGVSGVSFAWANNETGALQDAAVLCSSAGKHGVPVHLDIVQCAGKIPVDLHGMEVDYASVSAHKFHGPKGIGCLYRRAGAPFSPLLFGGGQEYGLRSGTENVPGIIGFGAAARAALRHLEEDAGRLSRMRDSFESLLRAQVGGVTVHSGGTERIPNTSNLAFDGCTAEALMLLLEPAGLLCSAGSACHTLQPMPSHVLTAMGLSDEAVRSSLRFSLSFMTTQEEVEQAAALVGSAVRKVRGVQSSRTGPVLVYRPEWKG